One window of the Sparus aurata chromosome 17, fSpaAur1.1, whole genome shotgun sequence genome contains the following:
- the slc50a1 gene encoding sugar transporter SWEET1: MDLLQLLSWACIVFTVGMFSTGLTDLKKMRESKSADNIQFLPFLTTCLNNLGWLYYGLLKKDQTIVLVNIIGAILQILYIIVYIHYTKQKRVVMSQALAAGMVLICGWFYFSVFLTEGDTRLSQLGLTCSVVTVSMYLSPLTDLVGIVRSGDVQCLSFPLTVATLFTSTSWVLYGLQLNDYFIVVPNMPGIFTSLIRFYLFWRFASVNQGSPSYKPMHL, from the exons ATGGATTTGTTGCAGCTTCTGTCATGGGCCTGCATCGTGTTTACAGTCGGGATGTTCTCGACTGGACT gACCGACCTGAAGAAGATGAGAGAATCCAAAAGCGCTGACAATATCCAGTTTCTCCCTTTTCTCACCACGTGTcttaa TAACCTTGGCTGGTTGTATTATGGGCTTCTGAAGAAAGATCAGACAATCGTCCTGGTCAACATCATTGGTGCTATTCTCCAGATCCTCTACATCATCGTGTACATCCactacacaaaacaaaag agagtGGTGATGTCTCAGGCCTTAGCAGCAGGGATGGTGCTGATCTGCGGCTGGTTCTACTTCTCAGTGTTCCTAACTGAGGGAGACACTCGGCTCAGCCAGCTCGGCCTCACCTGCAGCGTGGTCACAGTCAGCATGTACCTGTCCCCGCTCACCGACCTG GTAGGAATAGTGCGCAGTGGTGATGTGCAGTGCTTGTCCTTCCCACTGACGGTAGCCACCTTGTTCACTTCAACTTCCTGGGTCCTCTACGGCCTCCAGCTAAACGACTACTTTATTGTG GTCCCAAACATGCCAGGTATCTTCACCAGCCTCATCAGATTTTATCTGTTTTGGAGATTTGCGTCTGTCAATCAAGGCTCCCCGTCCTATAAGCCTATGCATTTATGA